One window from the genome of Dermacentor variabilis isolate Ectoservices unplaced genomic scaffold, ASM5094787v1 scaffold_13, whole genome shotgun sequence encodes:
- the LOC142566786 gene encoding uncharacterized protein LOC142566786, with the protein MVFTRRTANAIEANVNIDTAFEQREGQRRQELQRVGETESETSDTEMDSETQGASQAPSTTDPEAMAVRRLELELEKVRLQLECERIALRRVELEQSGRPPSVSEGSDRRGAITDGIAQCAKVLKAYRLPRDADVPIWFDEVEKLFASFQLPAHSRVHLIMPALAERVRYLLRGLNDEECTDYETVKKAVLDELKLTPAKYLERFEKASKRKEETWAQFASRARTYLAYYLQSRNANTKEAMTELMVADRMKASLSSEALEYVLLREGEDWFKPVEVAKVLETFEQAKWKGRATKPAATASLLQHAKLASPQRTNLKCHVCHVQGHLARDCTKASDKEPQGKAPTVQKQRVQKVAVVSEEPPPEQERVLSARVEVLAQNASSGKSKLDLIPIVCGDVATEAVLDTGSEITVVRKSMLPVVLQEPSRTVKLESAFGNTIRANLATLPVGMHRPGAVIQPQRIDLVCAVTDELANGVDCLLSKGDWELLQAQETEEFGGENIPRRESKSDNWSYQKKDAMRQCRCDP; encoded by the exons atggtgttcacgcgcagaacagcaaacgCGATTGAGGCGaacgtaaacattgatactgcatttgaacaaagagagggtcagagacggcaggaactgcaacgcgtcggagagaccgagtctgagacgtcggatactgaaatggatagtgagacgcaaggcgcttcgcaggctccgagcacgacagatccagaggccatggcggtgagacgcctggagctggagctagaaaaggtgcgcctacagctagagtgcgagcgcattgctctacggagagtggagcttgagcagtcgggcaggccgccttcggtgtcggaaggaagcgatcggcgcggtgccatcacggatggaatagcacaatgtgctaaagtgcttaaggcataccggttgccgcgtgacgctgacgttccgatatggtttgatgaggtcgaaaagttgtttgcatcttttcaactaccagcacatagccgtgtacatttgatcatgcctgcgctggccgagcgggttcgctatctgttgcgtggcctcaatgacgaggaatgtacagattatgagactgtaaagaaggcggtattagatgaacttaagctcacgccagctaaatacttggagaggtttgaaaaggcatctaaacgaaaggaggaaacttgggctcagttcgcgtcccgcgcgagaacttatttggcctattaccttcaatctcgcaatgcaaacaccaaagaagctatgacggagcttatggtcgctgaccgtatgaaagccagtctaagctcagaagcccttgaatatgttcttttgcgggagggcgaagattggtttaagccagtggaggtggcgaaagtgctcgagactttcgagcaagctaaatggaaaggacgagcaactaagccagccgcaacagcctcactgctgcagcacgcaaaactagctagcccgcagaggacaaatttgaaatgccacgtgtgtcatgtacagggtcacctagccagagactgcaCAAAAGCGTCAGATAAAGAACCgcaggggaaggcgccgactgtgcaaaaacaaagggtacagaaggttgctgttgtaagtgaagaacctccaccagagcaagaaagggtgctaagcgctagagtaGAAGTCttagctcaaaatgctagttcagggaAGTCAAAGCTGGACCTCATCCCTATCGTGTGCGGGGATGTAGCAAcagaagctgtgttggacacaggtagtgagataacggtggtccgtaaaagtatgttgcccgtcgttttacaggagccatcacGAACAGTAAAACTCGAGTCGGCATTTGGaaacaccattcgagctaacctagctacgctgcccgtaggcatgcatcgcccgggggctgtgatacaaccgcagaggatcgatctggtgtgcgcggttacagacgaacttgcaaacggggttgactgcctgctgtcaaagggagattgggaactactacaggcgcaggaaacAGAGGAGTTTGGAGGAGAAAATATTCCGCGG CGGGAGTCAAAGtcagacaactggtcctaccagaagaaagacgcaatgaggcaGTGCCGCTGCGATCCCTGA